The bacterium region TCCCGGGCGGTGCCTCGGGGAAATCTGCGGACACGCATCCGGCGTCCGCCGAACCGTCATGGGTAACGGGTACGCCGGGTGCGCGTGCTTCTCCTCCGCCCTCGCGCGCAATTGCGGTTGCGGCGGCGGGGCGGTGCGTCGTACAATGCGCACATGGTGCCGCCGACGCGAGTCGCCCTGATCTTCGACATGGACAACACGCTGATCGGCTCCCGGATCGATTTCGCGGGCATCCGGCGCAGCCTCATTGCGTTGTTGCGGGCCGCGGGCGCCACCGACGACTCCGACGAGGCGCTACTGCGGCGCGCGATCCCCGAGCTCGTCGCGTGCGGCAGCGCGCACGATGGCGTACACGGCACCGTGGTCGCCCCCGAGATGTGGCGGATCATCGAGGCACATGAACTCGACGGACTGCGGGACGCCGCCGCGCTCGACGACGCTCCCGCAGTCCTCCGCACTCTCGCGTCCCGAGGGTACCGAATCGCAATTCTGACCAACAACGCGCGCGCCGCCGCGACCGAAGCAATCCGCGCGGCCGACCTCGCGCACTGCGCGGAGACGGTCGTCGCTCGCGGCGACGTAGCGACGCTCAAGCCCGCCGGAGACGGCGTGCGTGAGGTGATCCGGCGGCTCGGCGGAGTCGACCGCGCCTACGTGATCGGGGATTCGTGGGTCGACGGTGCCGCGGCCGCAGCGACCGGGGCGCGGTTCATCGCCTACAGGCGGCCGCTCGAAGACCTGCGCCACCGCGGGGTCTTGCCGTGGCAGACGATCCACCATCTCAGCGAGATGCTCGAGCTCAACCTGACCGACTGACGTCCGCGGGCCCGAGACCTGACCTCCGACCGCATCGCCCGCGGCGCGCCGGGCGTGGTGCCGCCGGTCACCAGAGGTGCTTGTATTTCGCCGCGAACCGCCGCTCAAGGGCCTCCTGGTGGAGGTGGTACACCGGACAGTCTCGCATCGCGCACACGTGCAACGCGGTGTTGCAGTACGCGTCGGATACACGCCAGCATTCGTTGTTCACGAAATAGGCCGAACACACGCCCTTGCGCGACTGCACCTGACGCGGCTCGACGCCGTTGAGCAGCATGTGATCGCCGGCCGGCCGGTGCTCGCGCGGGGCACGCCGACGCGACGCGGCCGCCTTCTTGGCGGACGTCCGCGGCCGGGTCTTTCGTGCCCGCGCCTTCGCCCGGGCCGCTCCCTCACCCCCCCGCCGCTCGCGCCCCGGGGCTGACGGCGCCCCGGCGACCCGATGAGCCTTGGACGCCGGAGCGCTCTGCCGCACCGCCGCGTCCGCCTGAGCGGCCTCCTCGCGTGGTGCCGCCGCCTCACGCTCCGCCGCGGTCCGCGGCTCCGGTGGACTCTCAAGACGCCTCGGACCCCACCGCGGCTCGACGAGACTCTCATCGCGCCCGTCGGGTTCACGATGCTCCTTGGCGTGCTCCGGGGC contains the following coding sequences:
- a CDS encoding HAD family hydrolase; this translates as MRVLLLRPRAQLRLRRRGGASYNAHMVPPTRVALIFDMDNTLIGSRIDFAGIRRSLIALLRAAGATDDSDEALLRRAIPELVACGSAHDGVHGTVVAPEMWRIIEAHELDGLRDAAALDDAPAVLRTLASRGYRIAILTNNARAAATEAIRAADLAHCAETVVARGDVATLKPAGDGVREVIRRLGGVDRAYVIGDSWVDGAAAAATGARFIAYRRPLEDLRHRGVLPWQTIHHLSEMLELNLTD